The following proteins are encoded in a genomic region of Paenibacillus sp. FSL H3-0469:
- a CDS encoding zinc ribbon domain-containing protein translates to MNLLQRIKDGASRVSEKAQSSVEVSKLNGQISDIEHEMQVEFLKMGKLFYEGYRSRDMSVAEGKMIELARGCNKLQEQIEDVRSRIAELRNERLCACGQIVGLDANFCPHCGRKLEARKPEDKEISLRKEPASAAAAAAAPSAVTVHTVLEHEDEEDQYYGEEELTEAERELARRPEARVQYAEVLPELEEETELEEAERMASGSDRSRREADELERERERQLELDRRIRDWKAGEPAEERVAGDADTREIVNCQICRADLPKGSMWCPRCGSEQI, encoded by the coding sequence ATGAATTTACTGCAACGCATTAAAGACGGTGCCAGCCGGGTGAGTGAAAAAGCGCAAAGCTCGGTGGAAGTGAGCAAGCTGAATGGGCAGATTTCGGATATTGAGCATGAGATGCAGGTTGAATTTCTGAAAATGGGGAAGCTGTTCTACGAGGGATATCGTTCAAGGGATATGTCGGTGGCTGAAGGCAAGATGATCGAGCTTGCGCGGGGCTGTAACAAGCTGCAGGAGCAGATCGAGGACGTACGCTCAAGAATTGCCGAACTGAGGAATGAACGCTTGTGCGCCTGCGGTCAGATCGTAGGGCTGGATGCCAATTTCTGTCCGCATTGCGGACGTAAGCTGGAAGCACGCAAGCCGGAAGATAAAGAGATTTCACTGCGTAAAGAGCCGGCTTCGGCGGCCGCCGCTGCTGCAGCGCCATCTGCGGTTACCGTACATACGGTGCTGGAGCATGAAGATGAGGAAGACCAGTACTACGGCGAGGAAGAGCTGACCGAAGCGGAACGCGAGCTGGCGAGAAGACCCGAAGCACGTGTGCAGTACGCGGAGGTGCTGCCCGAACTGGAGGAAGAGACAGAGCTGGAGGAAGCAGAACGGATGGCTTCAGGTTCTGACCGGAGCCGCCGGGAGGCAGATGAACTGGAACGGGAACGGGAGCGGCAACTGGAGCTGGACCGCCGGATCAGGGACTGGAAAGCAGGTGAGCCAGCCGAAGAGCGGGTGGCCGGAGACGCGGATACACGGGAGATCGTGAATTGCCAGATCTGCCGCGCCGATCTGCCGAAGGGCTCCATGTGGTGCCCGCGCTGCGGCTCGGAACAAATATAG
- a CDS encoding TrmB family transcriptional regulator, whose amino-acid sequence MEQLLLHLRNLGFTEMESKIMVELATKGQASGYEVAKQLGVSRSNVYAALQRLTQQGYVRCGEGEPARYSVLDPEELATMISGRVQASLAYMESEMPRGGPVSPSFYNVEGDRNVIGELVRQLNLAAQEIVVDVWREEASLLRSELEQAEKRGVKLLWAFDGGDAVPAPYPVWPPLPGKPERSGGRKFSFVVDRSWCMLGMRYEDGSAQAVITEHPVLVELLLKSFTQELVLFELEEDMGPELQRRYGERYSRIYSKYVLHDQEESGEEPEE is encoded by the coding sequence ATGGAACAGTTGCTGCTGCATCTGCGCAATTTGGGTTTCACAGAGATGGAATCCAAAATTATGGTTGAGCTGGCCACCAAGGGCCAGGCTTCGGGCTACGAAGTGGCAAAGCAGCTAGGAGTATCAAGATCGAACGTATACGCGGCGCTTCAGCGCCTGACTCAGCAAGGCTATGTGCGCTGCGGAGAAGGGGAGCCGGCACGCTATAGTGTGCTGGACCCGGAAGAGCTGGCCACGATGATATCCGGCCGGGTGCAGGCCTCGCTTGCCTATATGGAGAGTGAAATGCCGCGCGGGGGGCCGGTCAGCCCCTCCTTCTACAACGTGGAGGGTGACCGGAATGTCATTGGAGAGCTGGTCCGCCAGCTGAATCTTGCCGCTCAAGAGATTGTAGTGGATGTGTGGCGGGAGGAAGCCTCGCTGCTGCGCAGTGAGCTTGAGCAGGCGGAGAAACGCGGAGTGAAGCTGCTGTGGGCTTTTGACGGCGGCGATGCTGTACCGGCACCTTATCCGGTATGGCCGCCCCTGCCGGGTAAGCCGGAACGCAGCGGAGGCCGTAAGTTCTCCTTCGTCGTGGACCGGAGCTGGTGCATGCTCGGCATGCGTTATGAGGACGGGAGCGCCCAGGCCGTGATTACCGAGCATCCGGTGCTGGTGGAGCTGCTGCTCAAATCTTTTACACAGGAATTGGTATTGTTCGAGCTGGAGGAAGATATGGGTCCCGAACTGCAGCGGCGCTACGGGGAGCGCTACAGCCGGATCTACAGCAAATATGTGCTGCATGATCAGGAGGAATCCGGAGAAGAGCCGGAGGAATAG
- a CDS encoding diacylglycerol kinase family protein, with translation MYLFIINSRSGGGAGLRTWHTIQALLEKRAAAYEALFTQSADSAESQVLHALARREDWRAAIVVGGDGTIHSVLGALRRRGVPLGVIPAGSGNDTARGFSIPLAPGAALDHALQEHCIEADLLHAAGGLTLTAVASGFDAQVAVNVNGSRYKRLCNAIGAGRLAYIIGVLHTLMTFKPCRVSVTCDGKEQAFDQAWLVSVCNLPSYGGGLLICPQAESGDGLLDVCVVHGVSRGQLLRLFPTVVKGRHTKLPYVTMLRGHSVAVHFAQPRHAIGDGEALGTAPLAVACEPGALRVLSPLAAAGAPGEAGPGSCHASV, from the coding sequence ATGTATTTGTTCATCATCAATTCCCGCTCCGGCGGCGGAGCAGGGCTGCGGACCTGGCACACCATCCAGGCCTTGCTTGAGAAGCGGGCCGCTGCGTATGAAGCGCTATTCACACAGAGCGCTGACAGCGCAGAGAGCCAGGTGCTGCACGCGCTGGCCCGCCGCGAGGACTGGCGCGCCGCCATCGTTGTCGGCGGCGACGGCACGATCCACAGTGTGCTGGGCGCACTGCGGCGCAGGGGGGTCCCGCTGGGAGTCATCCCGGCGGGTTCGGGCAATGACACCGCGCGCGGGTTCAGCATCCCGCTCGCGCCCGGGGCAGCGCTGGATCACGCGCTGCAGGAGCACTGCATCGAAGCCGATCTGCTTCACGCGGCAGGTGGCCTCACCCTGACCGCGGTGGCCAGCGGCTTCGACGCGCAGGTGGCCGTCAATGTGAACGGCAGCCGCTACAAGCGGCTGTGTAACGCCATTGGCGCCGGGCGCCTAGCCTATATCATCGGCGTGCTGCATACGCTGATGACCTTCAAGCCCTGCCGCGTCAGCGTGACCTGCGACGGCAAGGAGCAGGCCTTCGATCAGGCGTGGCTGGTCTCGGTCTGCAACCTGCCCAGCTACGGGGGCGGGCTGTTGATCTGCCCGCAGGCGGAATCAGGCGACGGCCTGCTTGACGTCTGCGTCGTGCACGGGGTCAGCCGCGGGCAATTGCTGCGGCTGTTCCCGACGGTGGTGAAGGGCAGGCACACGAAGCTGCCCTATGTCACGATGCTGCGCGGACACAGCGTAGCCGTGCACTTCGCACAGCCGCGCCACGCCATCGGCGACGGCGAAGCGCTGGGCACCGCGCCGCTGGCCGTGGCTTGCGAGCCGGGCGCGCTGCGCGTGCTCTCGCCGCTGGCAGCAGCCGGGGCGCCGGGCGAAGCCGGGCCTGGTTCCTGTCACGCCAGCGTCTAG
- the coxB gene encoding cytochrome c oxidase subunit II has product MMKTWQAGKRLLPMTAALGLLLAGCGREDLSVLRPQGPVAESSYGLMKLSITIMIVVLLIVFSIAAYVWIRFRRKKDQNEIPEQVEGSFKLEVLWTVIPLILVIVLAIPTVKVVFAAGNDHSDDKDAIKVKVTGHQYWWEFEYTDYGITTAQDLIIPTGKHIAFELSTKDVLHSFWVPSLAGKMDTNPDGTVNRFSFSAPNEGVYRGKCAELCGPSHGFMEFKVKSVSGEAFDKWVASMKAPESVMPEDPVLAEKFKSQCLSCHAIGSMPASPVAPSLTGIGSRESVAGILLNDDTREDGAPVLENLKTWLHDPQSVKPGNKMPNPKDKGLSDEEIDGIAEFLAGYTLD; this is encoded by the coding sequence ATGATGAAAACATGGCAGGCTGGTAAGCGGCTTCTTCCCATGACCGCAGCACTTGGACTCCTTCTGGCCGGATGCGGGCGGGAGGACTTGTCGGTACTCAGACCGCAGGGACCCGTAGCGGAAAGCTCTTACGGACTGATGAAGCTGTCAATCACGATCATGATTGTGGTGCTGCTGATCGTCTTCTCCATTGCGGCTTATGTATGGATTCGCTTCCGCCGGAAGAAGGATCAGAATGAGATTCCGGAGCAGGTGGAGGGCAGCTTCAAGCTGGAGGTGCTGTGGACAGTCATCCCGCTTATTCTCGTCATTGTGCTGGCGATTCCTACGGTGAAGGTGGTGTTCGCTGCCGGCAATGATCATTCGGATGACAAGGATGCGATCAAGGTCAAGGTGACCGGCCACCAGTACTGGTGGGAGTTCGAATATACGGATTATGGAATAACGACCGCGCAGGATCTGATTATTCCTACAGGCAAGCACATTGCCTTCGAGCTGAGCACCAAGGACGTGCTGCACTCCTTCTGGGTACCCTCGCTGGCCGGGAAAATGGACACCAATCCAGACGGCACGGTGAACCGCTTCAGCTTCAGTGCGCCGAATGAAGGCGTTTACCGGGGGAAATGCGCAGAGCTGTGCGGACCCTCCCACGGGTTCATGGAGTTTAAGGTGAAGTCGGTCAGCGGTGAGGCCTTTGACAAGTGGGTGGCTTCGATGAAGGCACCGGAGTCGGTGATGCCGGAAGACCCGGTACTGGCTGAGAAGTTCAAGTCCCAGTGCCTTAGCTGCCATGCGATTGGCAGCATGCCTGCATCACCGGTCGCTCCCAGCCTGACCGGAATTGGTTCCCGTGAATCCGTTGCCGGGATTTTGCTTAATGATGACACCCGTGAAGACGGAGCGCCGGTTCTGGAGAATCTGAAGACTTGGCTGCATGATCCGCAGAGCGTGAAGCCCGGCAACAAGATGCCGAATCCGAAGGATAAGGGCTTAAGTGATGAAGAGATCGACGGCATTGCCGAATTTTTGGCCGGTTATACGCTGGATTAG
- the ctaD gene encoding cytochrome c oxidase subunit I, giving the protein MDWITTVDHKKIAILYLWAGGLFFGIGGLEAILIRIQLIKPMNTFLDAQTFNELITMHGTTMIFLGVMPVIFALMNAVIPLQIGARDVAFPFLNSLGFWTFLFGGLLLNLSWVMGGAPDAGWTAYTPLSGKGYSATHGVDFYTIGLQIAGLGTLIGGINFLATIITMRAPGMSFMRMPMFAWATFITSAIILFAFPAVTVGLVLLTFDRILDANFFNVAGGGNPVLWQHIFWIFGHPEVYILILPAFGIISEVIPTFSRKRLFGYSSMVFATILIAFLGFMVWAHHMFTTGLGPVANALFSVSTMLIAVPTGIKIFNWLFTMWGGQVRFTTPNLFAAGFIPTFTMGGVTGVMLASAPADFQFHDTYFVVAHFHYVIVGGLVLGLFAGLHYWWPKMFGRMLSETLGKWTFWTFIIGFHLTFFVQHFLGLMGMQRRVFTYLPNQQFDTLNLVSTVGAFLMGVGMIIFLVNVFLTSRRPADAPEDPWEDGRTLEWTIPSPPPEYNFKQTPLVRGLDAFWKEKMAGHKGMTPAEPVGPIHMPSATILPFLMSVGIFIAGLGFMFSRDEFSSSIMSFLFNNYIVTALGLLITFGSMLMRSLFDDHGWHIEPEELEGR; this is encoded by the coding sequence ATGGACTGGATTACCACCGTCGACCACAAAAAAATAGCCATCCTGTATCTATGGGCCGGCGGCCTGTTCTTCGGCATCGGTGGCCTGGAGGCAATCCTGATCCGTATCCAGCTGATCAAGCCGATGAACACCTTCCTGGATGCCCAGACCTTCAACGAACTGATTACCATGCACGGCACGACCATGATCTTTCTAGGAGTCATGCCGGTTATTTTTGCGCTGATGAATGCGGTGATTCCGCTGCAGATCGGCGCGCGGGATGTCGCCTTTCCTTTCCTCAACTCGCTGGGCTTCTGGACCTTCCTGTTCGGCGGTCTCTTGCTTAACCTCAGTTGGGTGATGGGTGGCGCACCGGATGCGGGCTGGACAGCGTATACCCCGCTCTCCGGTAAGGGATACAGCGCTACGCACGGGGTGGACTTCTATACGATCGGGCTGCAGATTGCGGGCCTGGGCACCCTGATTGGCGGAATTAACTTCCTGGCTACCATCATCACGATGCGCGCGCCGGGGATGTCCTTCATGCGGATGCCGATGTTCGCCTGGGCTACCTTTATTACCTCAGCCATTATTCTATTTGCCTTCCCAGCGGTTACCGTAGGACTTGTCCTGCTTACCTTCGACCGGATTCTGGACGCCAATTTCTTCAATGTTGCCGGTGGGGGCAATCCCGTACTGTGGCAGCATATCTTCTGGATCTTCGGCCATCCCGAAGTATACATTCTGATTCTTCCGGCCTTCGGCATCATCTCCGAGGTCATTCCGACCTTCTCGCGTAAGCGGTTGTTCGGATACAGCTCCATGGTCTTCGCGACGATTCTGATCGCCTTCCTGGGCTTCATGGTCTGGGCGCATCATATGTTCACCACCGGCCTCGGTCCGGTCGCGAACGCCTTGTTCTCCGTGTCTACTATGCTGATTGCCGTTCCGACCGGGATCAAAATCTTCAACTGGCTGTTCACCATGTGGGGAGGACAGGTACGGTTCACGACTCCGAACCTGTTCGCGGCCGGGTTCATTCCCACCTTTACGATGGGCGGGGTAACCGGGGTGATGCTGGCCTCCGCGCCGGCCGACTTCCAGTTCCATGATACGTACTTCGTGGTGGCGCATTTCCACTATGTTATTGTCGGCGGTCTGGTGCTCGGGCTGTTCGCCGGGCTGCACTACTGGTGGCCGAAGATGTTCGGGCGCATGCTCAGCGAGACCTTGGGCAAGTGGACCTTCTGGACCTTCATTATCGGGTTCCACTTGACGTTCTTCGTGCAGCATTTCCTGGGACTGATGGGGATGCAGCGGCGCGTATTCACCTATTTGCCGAACCAGCAGTTTGATACGCTCAACCTGGTCAGTACAGTGGGGGCGTTCCTGATGGGAGTGGGTATGATTATCTTCCTGGTAAATGTGTTCTTGACCTCCAGACGGCCGGCGGATGCGCCGGAAGATCCGTGGGAAGACGGGCGGACCCTGGAATGGACGATCCCATCGCCGCCGCCGGAATATAACTTCAAGCAGACGCCGCTGGTGCGGGGCCTGGATGCTTTCTGGAAAGAGAAAATGGCCGGGCATAAGGGGATGACCCCGGCGGAGCCGGTTGGCCCGATTCATATGCCGTCGGCCACGATTCTGCCGTTCCTCATGTCCGTCGGTATCTTCATTGCAGGCCTTGGCTTCATGTTCAGCCGTGATGAATTCAGCAGCAGCATCATGAGTTTCCTGTTCAATAACTATATTGTTACGGCGCTGGGGCTTCTTATTACCTTCGGATCAATGCTGATGCGGTCGCTGTTTGACGATCACGGCTGGCATATTGAACCCGAAGAGCTGGAAGGAAGGTGA
- a CDS encoding cytochrome c oxidase subunit 3: MTTAHAEAADGTFPHEPEKATLEGRNKVLAFWLFLGGEAVLFGTLFATFLALRNQTNEGPSAAELFHLPLVAAATLLLLVSSLTSVFAIQAMHRGNVAQLRNWLLVTVLLGLAFLILEIYEFSVYVRHEEFGMTTSAFSSAFYTLVGFHGAHVAFGILWIAVLIGQLLHKGLTVVTAPKIYVSAMYWHFIDVVWVFIFTVVYLLGKVG; encoded by the coding sequence ATGACAACGGCACATGCTGAAGCAGCGGACGGTACATTCCCGCATGAACCTGAGAAAGCGACCCTGGAAGGACGGAATAAAGTGCTGGCCTTCTGGCTGTTCCTCGGAGGGGAAGCGGTACTCTTCGGCACCCTGTTCGCGACCTTCCTGGCGCTGCGCAATCAGACGAATGAGGGACCTTCGGCGGCGGAGCTGTTCCATCTGCCGCTGGTTGCGGCAGCGACCCTGCTCCTCCTGGTCAGCAGTCTGACCAGTGTGTTCGCCATTCAGGCTATGCACCGGGGGAATGTGGCCCAGCTCAGGAACTGGCTGCTGGTAACCGTCCTGCTTGGTCTTGCATTCCTGATCCTGGAGATCTACGAGTTCAGCGTATATGTCAGACATGAGGAATTCGGGATGACGACGAGTGCGTTCAGCTCGGCCTTTTATACGCTGGTCGGGTTCCATGGTGCCCATGTGGCGTTCGGAATTCTGTGGATCGCCGTGCTGATCGGACAATTGCTGCATAAAGGATTGACGGTCGTTACCGCACCGAAGATCTATGTGTCGGCAATGTATTGGCATTTCATTGATGTGGTGTGGGTCTTTATCTTCACAGTCGTATACCTGCTCGGAAAGGTGGGGTGA
- a CDS encoding cytochrome C oxidase subunit IV family protein, with amino-acid sequence MTTKQPSTDSAVKHRHRPEGPQRHIVVFVFSVVLTLIAFAAVAAGGVNATFAIILLLVMAVLQVFLQMGFWMHLKDKGHMLPIIFMLGGFFIAGTCIVMALYWVWWD; translated from the coding sequence ATGACGACGAAGCAGCCTTCAACAGATTCTGCGGTGAAGCACCGGCACCGTCCGGAAGGACCGCAGCGGCATATTGTGGTGTTTGTATTCTCCGTGGTGCTGACGCTGATCGCTTTTGCCGCGGTGGCGGCCGGAGGGGTGAATGCTACCTTTGCGATCATCCTGCTGCTGGTAATGGCTGTGCTGCAGGTGTTCCTGCAGATGGGCTTCTGGATGCATCTGAAGGACAAAGGGCATATGCTCCCGATTATCTTCATGCTGGGCGGTTTTTTTATCGCAGGCACCTGTATTGTAATGGCGCTCTATTGGGTATGGTGGGATTGA
- the ctaG gene encoding cytochrome c oxidase assembly factor CtaG, translating to MPGLQYFSFTELWSPLFLALMLLLTAGYFVLIGPLASRFEGSTAVPFWRRGLFLCGMLALYLAQGGPVSLLGHILFSFHMVSMALSYLVAVPLIMLGIPDWCWRALLRVNPLKGLAFLAKPVVAALLFNGLFSLYHIPVIHDYVMLHFTVHRLYYGVLFLTSALMWWNLINPLPEYRALSGLGQVGFIFLNMVLLTPACGLIIFAGSPLYATYSDPGTWAKAMGYCVPQSPAALLQAFGGPGFFGSLSPKVDQQVGGIVMKFIQEFIFASMLAYVFYHWYKKENGQEDTDVSASPSALAEEV from the coding sequence ATACCGGGATTGCAATATTTCAGCTTTACGGAACTATGGAGTCCGCTGTTTCTGGCCCTGATGCTCCTCCTGACTGCCGGATATTTTGTGCTGATCGGACCGCTGGCCTCCCGTTTTGAGGGCAGCACTGCAGTCCCCTTCTGGCGGAGGGGGCTGTTCTTATGCGGAATGCTGGCCCTCTATCTCGCGCAGGGAGGACCAGTCAGTCTGCTGGGACATATCTTATTTTCCTTCCATATGGTCAGTATGGCCTTGTCCTATCTGGTGGCGGTCCCGCTGATTATGCTCGGGATCCCCGACTGGTGCTGGCGCGCCCTGCTGCGGGTGAATCCGCTGAAGGGACTGGCTTTTCTCGCGAAGCCGGTGGTGGCGGCCCTGCTCTTCAACGGCCTGTTCTCGCTCTATCACATCCCCGTCATCCATGATTATGTCATGCTGCATTTCACCGTTCACCGTCTGTATTATGGCGTCCTGTTCCTGACCTCGGCGCTGATGTGGTGGAATCTGATCAACCCCCTGCCGGAATACCGGGCGCTTAGCGGTCTGGGACAGGTGGGTTTCATCTTCCTGAACATGGTGCTGCTGACACCGGCCTGCGGGCTGATCATTTTTGCGGGCTCCCCCCTCTATGCTACATATAGCGACCCGGGCACCTGGGCGAAGGCGATGGGCTACTGTGTTCCGCAGAGTCCGGCTGCATTACTGCAGGCTTTTGGCGGTCCCGGCTTCTTCGGATCTCTGTCCCCCAAGGTAGATCAGCAGGTTGGAGGCATCGTGATGAAGTTCATTCAGGAATTTATTTTCGCCTCGATGCTTGCTTATGTGTTCTATCATTGGTATAAAAAAGAGAACGGACAAGAGGACACAGATGTGTCCGCGTCACCCTCTGCACTGGCGGAGGAGGTCTGA
- a CDS encoding DUF420 domain-containing protein — MDIFTLFPTISTSFIVISAVLVAIGWRQIIQGKREAHKKTMIAAAVAAILFFLVYSSRTVFVGNTSWGGPDELTTIYHVFLIFHIVLATVAAVFGITTLTLGFKAKYAKHRKWGRVTSVIWFITAITGVAVYVLLYIFYPGGHTKPVWEIILGA, encoded by the coding sequence ATGGATATTTTCACATTGTTTCCTACGATCAGCACATCGTTCATCGTCATAAGCGCGGTGCTGGTGGCAATCGGCTGGAGACAGATCATTCAAGGCAAACGCGAAGCGCACAAGAAGACGATGATTGCGGCTGCGGTGGCAGCGATTCTGTTCTTCCTGGTGTACTCGTCAAGAACGGTGTTCGTAGGCAATACCTCCTGGGGCGGCCCGGATGAGCTGACGACGATCTACCATGTCTTCCTGATCTTCCACATCGTGCTGGCTACCGTCGCTGCCGTATTCGGCATCACTACGCTGACGCTCGGCTTCAAGGCCAAGTATGCCAAGCACCGGAAGTGGGGACGGGTGACCTCTGTCATCTGGTTCATCACCGCCATCACCGGAGTTGCTGTCTACGTGCTGTTGTATATCTTCTATCCAGGCGGCCACACGAAGCCGGTCTGGGAGATCATCCTGGGCGCTTAA
- a CDS encoding helix-turn-helix domain-containing protein, which yields MYMFNVTEKERALSEALSISEVFKTHLHETETQMSMFIKALANYIERNSIHNPSEVLQAVDSHLVHGNSEQALQRVLIHMVTVGMEAEVLGTKVYTTGDVARFFGVSIATIHNWIALGRFDGVEKGERYKQVRFPENAVYTSPTGMKSAIADAAIRYEAEQIRSGRNKEMTAAEEMAEILNAVVHFEKKYGGTFEETLGKKTDLTPAQSRDAVQWSSLLYSVERNWD from the coding sequence ATGTATATGTTTAATGTAACAGAAAAGGAAAGAGCATTGTCAGAAGCATTGTCGATCTCCGAAGTATTCAAGACACATCTACACGAGACCGAAACGCAGATGTCAATGTTTATTAAGGCTTTGGCCAATTATATTGAACGGAATTCCATTCATAATCCTTCAGAAGTGCTTCAGGCCGTGGATAGTCATTTGGTTCATGGTAATTCCGAGCAGGCTCTGCAACGAGTGCTAATCCACATGGTTACTGTAGGGATGGAGGCTGAAGTATTAGGCACTAAAGTCTACACAACAGGAGATGTCGCCCGATTCTTCGGGGTAAGTATTGCTACGATCCATAATTGGATTGCCCTTGGGCGATTTGACGGTGTTGAAAAAGGAGAGCGTTACAAACAAGTTAGATTTCCTGAGAACGCAGTTTATACTTCTCCTACTGGAATGAAGTCAGCTATAGCAGATGCTGCAATACGTTATGAAGCAGAGCAAATACGTTCAGGCAGAAATAAAGAAATGACAGCAGCTGAGGAAATGGCTGAAATACTTAATGCTGTCGTTCATTTTGAAAAAAAATATGGCGGAACATTCGAAGAGACACTGGGCAAAAAAACTGATTTGACCCCAGCACAATCTCGGGACGCAGTACAATGGTCCAGTCTGCTGTACTCCGTTGAAAGGAACTGGGACTGA
- a CDS encoding phosphotransferase → MDPHIKRMFMDEHAAEGARRFGINPEELIFIGGFQNFIYSYIRDESQYILRFTPGTLRTSEGIAAEIEWIRYLAEKGVSVSAPVSSVNGRDVERIHGHPMDFYAASFNYAPGTKVGYPECLRNPMLYEQCGRITGRLHELAKRYKPVFRRHTWETNEYLVRAKDYLPAELRPILHALDEIKAELASLPVTSDNFGLIHGDINVGNFMVDESGKITLFDFDECQYSWYAEDIAIQLYYLLYVFGEDSRSERKEQYELFIRHFELGYTEDGRQLPDGWKSQLELFLKLREIIVVVGMHRSWDLTQADDWTRGFLQESTVRITKGISLIDGFGEEGPQS, encoded by the coding sequence ATGGACCCACACATCAAACGAATGTTCATGGACGAACATGCTGCTGAAGGTGCTAGGCGCTTTGGGATTAACCCTGAGGAGCTGATCTTCATTGGAGGCTTTCAAAACTTTATTTATTCCTATATTCGCGATGAATCCCAATATATTCTTCGGTTTACTCCGGGGACACTTCGTACCTCTGAAGGAATTGCAGCCGAAATCGAATGGATTCGTTACCTCGCGGAGAAGGGGGTGTCAGTGTCAGCTCCGGTCTCATCGGTGAATGGAAGGGATGTTGAGCGTATTCATGGGCATCCGATGGATTTTTACGCAGCCTCGTTCAATTATGCACCCGGCACAAAAGTTGGATATCCGGAGTGCCTGCGGAACCCGATGCTATACGAACAATGTGGCCGTATTACAGGCCGTCTTCATGAACTGGCTAAGCGGTACAAGCCGGTATTCAGAAGACATACCTGGGAGACTAACGAATACCTCGTGCGGGCAAAAGATTATTTACCGGCAGAGCTTAGGCCCATTTTGCATGCCCTTGATGAAATAAAAGCAGAGTTGGCCAGTCTGCCTGTTACCTCAGATAATTTTGGATTAATTCACGGGGATATCAACGTAGGTAATTTCATGGTAGATGAATCAGGGAAGATCACGCTTTTTGACTTCGATGAGTGCCAGTACAGCTGGTATGCTGAGGATATTGCTATCCAGCTCTATTATTTACTATATGTATTTGGAGAAGATTCGAGGTCTGAACGTAAGGAGCAATACGAGCTTTTTATCCGGCATTTCGAGCTAGGCTACACGGAGGATGGCAGGCAGCTCCCCGATGGCTGGAAGAGTCAGCTGGAGTTGTTTCTTAAACTGCGTGAGATTATCGTAGTTGTGGGCATGCACCGGAGTTGGGATTTAACACAGGCTGACGATTGGACCCGTGGGTTCTTGCAAGAGAGTACAGTGCGTATTACCAAGGGGATTTCGTTAATCGATGGGTTCGGGGAAGAGGGGCCACAATCATAG